From Romeriopsis navalis LEGE 11480, one genomic window encodes:
- a CDS encoding mechanosensitive ion channel family protein: MEDISLAAAWDKIGNMLEYSIRLIPNLILGIIVFVIFWIIARIFRTIVRKIAQTRKKSRNVGLVFGRLAQGGIIILGILVAATIVFPSFQPADLLNTLGIGGVAIGFAFRDVLQNFLAGILILLTEPFQIDDQIVFKGFEGTVERIQTRATIIRTYDGRRVVIPNAELFTNSVTVNTAHEQRRLQYDFGIGYGDDIAKTKRLILEVLNGNEDIVNHPAPEVLVVELADCTINLRARWWINPPNRAEALDSRDRVLEEVCNTLVGHGIDLPFPTQQILFHDQTEETDGDRTRQREGWPAGKVAMDQS; encoded by the coding sequence ATGGAAGACATTTCGTTAGCTGCTGCATGGGACAAAATTGGCAATATGTTGGAATATAGCATTCGTCTTATTCCAAATCTTATTCTCGGTATCATTGTATTTGTCATATTTTGGATAATCGCTCGAATTTTTCGGACTATCGTTCGTAAAATTGCACAGACCCGTAAAAAATCACGCAATGTTGGGCTTGTTTTTGGACGTTTGGCACAAGGGGGAATTATCATTCTCGGCATCCTTGTCGCAGCGACAATTGTCTTTCCATCATTCCAGCCAGCGGATTTGCTTAATACTCTTGGTATTGGTGGTGTCGCGATCGGTTTTGCATTTCGTGACGTACTTCAAAATTTTTTAGCAGGTATTTTAATTTTACTTACTGAACCATTTCAAATTGATGATCAGATTGTATTTAAGGGCTTTGAAGGTACAGTTGAACGCATTCAGACGAGGGCTACAATCATTCGCACTTATGATGGGCGTCGAGTCGTTATTCCAAATGCTGAGCTATTTACTAACTCCGTTACGGTCAATACAGCCCACGAGCAACGCCGGCTACAGTATGACTTTGGGATTGGCTATGGCGATGATATTGCTAAAACGAAGAGACTCATCCTGGAAGTCCTAAACGGCAATGAAGATATTGTCAATCACCCAGCGCCAGAAGTGCTTGTTGTAGAATTAGCAGATTGTACGATCAATCTGCGTGCGCGCTGGTGGATTAATCCACCGAATCGAGCTGAAGCACTTGATTCACGTGATCGTGTATTGGAAGAGGTTTGCAATACATTAGTTGGCCATGGCATTGACTTACCATTTCCAACTCAACAAATTCTGTTTCATGATCAAACCGAAGAAACCGATGGCGATCGAACTCGTCAACGCGAAGGTTGGCCGGCTGGAAAGGTTGCAATGGATCAATCGTAG
- a CDS encoding DUF6335 family protein — protein sequence MIEKQADAITGGDCDANTYQASVAGEEAVGGSASVPGQNDTDQLAAAVGIEVTPEMPLQLSADMSERDDHRWELNQASETGQQL from the coding sequence ATGATCGAAAAACAAGCTGACGCTATTACTGGTGGTGATTGTGATGCGAATACCTACCAAGCCTCTGTCGCTGGTGAAGAAGCTGTTGGTGGGAGTGCATCAGTACCTGGCCAGAATGATACTGATCAACTGGCTGCCGCTGTTGGCATTGAAGTTACGCCCGAAATGCCGCTACAGCTCAGTGCAGATATGTCTGAACGCGATGACCACCGCTGGGAACTAAACCAGGCATCCGAAACTGGTCAGCAATTGTAG